One part of the Desulfurobacterium indicum genome encodes these proteins:
- a CDS encoding LptE family protein: protein MWLLSRLFALLILGACISGCGTITYVARKEVIKHIYISPVTNRTPEEGIDILFTRAADDTFYTDSRFAVDKTPIPDETIIVKPSVDSISAFSVGYNADDQAIEYRLSVTATIKLIKFGYKKPFKVFKIISYGFYDATGTPTETEMKRKECIENIAKDIFREVGEKLLEGGNNGKND, encoded by the coding sequence ATGTGGTTGTTAAGTAGACTTTTTGCTCTCCTGATCTTAGGTGCCTGCATCAGCGGATGCGGCACCATAACTTATGTCGCCAGAAAGGAAGTAATAAAACATATTTACATCTCACCTGTCACTAACAGAACACCTGAAGAAGGCATAGATATCTTATTCACAAGGGCAGCAGATGACACCTTTTACACCGATTCCCGATTTGCCGTTGATAAAACGCCAATACCCGATGAAACTATAATTGTGAAACCGTCCGTCGATTCCATCTCCGCATTCTCAGTTGGATACAACGCAGACGACCAGGCGATAGAGTACAGACTCAGCGTAACAGCCACAATCAAACTTATAAAGTTTGGTTACAAAAAACCTTTTAAAGTCTTCAAAATAATCAGTTATGGATTCTACGATGCAACAGGAACACCTACAGAAACAGAAATGAAAAGGAAAGAGTGTATAGAGAACATAGCAAAAGATATATTTAGAGAAGTTGGAGAAAAACTCCTTGAAGGAGGGAACAATGGAAAAAACGATTGA
- the yedF gene encoding sulfurtransferase-like selenium metabolism protein YedF, protein MEKTIDCTGLACPLPVLKTKEALEEIDEGIITVIVDNKAARENVKRFAQKQGCTVDVEEKDGLFYVKLIKGYTCEIPQPEEEKEKTGNYAVLIASTYVGEDRELGEILIKGFIKTFLNADPLPKGIVLINTAVKLACKGGDREILEALKELQGKGVEIICCGTCLNFFNILDDLEVGIASNAYDVVQFLANADSVVRL, encoded by the coding sequence ATGGAAAAAACGATTGACTGTACAGGCCTTGCGTGCCCACTACCGGTTTTAAAAACAAAAGAAGCTCTCGAAGAAATAGACGAAGGCATAATTACCGTAATCGTTGATAACAAAGCGGCAAGGGAAAATGTAAAGCGCTTTGCTCAGAAACAGGGATGCACAGTAGATGTGGAAGAAAAAGACGGCCTTTTCTACGTAAAACTAATCAAAGGATACACCTGTGAAATTCCTCAACCGGAAGAAGAAAAGGAAAAAACAGGAAACTACGCCGTTCTCATAGCTTCTACCTACGTTGGAGAAGATAGAGAACTCGGAGAAATTTTGATAAAAGGATTCATAAAAACCTTTCTTAACGCCGATCCGCTTCCAAAAGGAATAGTTTTGATAAATACTGCAGTAAAACTTGCCTGCAAAGGTGGGGATAGAGAGATACTGGAAGCATTGAAAGAATTACAGGGCAAAGGTGTTGAAATTATATGTTGCGGAACATGCCTTAACTTCTTCAATATTCTTGATGATCTTGAAGTCGGCATTGCATCTAACGCATATGATGTTGTTCAATTCCTGGCAAACGCAGACAGCGTGGTAAGACTTTAA
- the dtd gene encoding D-aminoacyl-tRNA deacylase — MKVVIQRVKEGKVKVNGETVGKIEKGIVVLVGFEKGDIPSFLEKMADKIVNLRIFEDSEGKMNLSLKDIKGELLLVPNFTLAADCKKGRRPSFQSSENPEIAKNMFDKFVEICRKQIPVETGIFGAEMEVYILNDGPVTFILDSRELFQGGLS; from the coding sequence ATGAAAGTTGTCATACAACGTGTCAAAGAAGGAAAAGTAAAAGTCAACGGAGAAACTGTTGGAAAAATAGAGAAAGGAATTGTAGTCCTCGTAGGTTTTGAAAAAGGGGACATTCCTTCATTTCTTGAAAAGATGGCTGACAAAATAGTAAACCTGCGTATTTTTGAAGATAGTGAAGGAAAGATGAACCTATCTCTAAAAGACATAAAAGGAGAGCTCCTGCTCGTTCCCAACTTTACACTTGCGGCCGACTGTAAAAAAGGAAGAAGACCGAGTTTTCAATCTTCTGAGAACCCCGAAATCGCAAAAAACATGTTTGACAAATTTGTAGAGATATGTAGAAAACAGATACCTGTTGAAACCGGAATATTCGGCGCAGAGATGGAAGTTTACATTCTAAACGACGGCCCTGTAACCTTTATACTGGATTCCAGAGAGCTGTTTCAGGGAGGTCTGTCGTGA
- a CDS encoding mechanosensitive ion channel family protein, with protein MKINYESYLKYLPGIFLIFCSFVVLKVKAPINRVLKKIFLKDRKISKAERLILELSSILNYILSVFFLHFGLLQFNLSPIWKNAVNIGAYTLYIGFATLAVLKIIDIFIEFLSERTKKTVPVSEIPLVETYFSMISKIVKIFVVFVSSIILLDKLGFNVTSLITSLGVGSLAVGLAAQDTIKNFISGILLVTDRQFRIGDRVYIKDIDVDGYVYDIGLRTTRIITISGNNLIIVPNSKLTEGVIENALYPDMKFKDSVKIGVEYGSDIELVKKLLLEAITTTDGVLKEPPPSVFFIDFGDSALIFQAFYYVKKKDIAYGVKSKINEKINKLFAENGINIPFPCQTNYFPEGVKIKIDKE; from the coding sequence GTGAAAATAAATTACGAGAGCTATCTAAAGTATCTGCCGGGAATTTTCCTTATATTCTGTTCGTTTGTCGTTTTAAAAGTAAAAGCACCTATAAATCGTGTATTGAAAAAAATCTTTCTAAAAGACAGAAAAATCTCTAAAGCAGAAAGGCTGATATTAGAGCTTTCTTCCATTTTAAACTACATACTCTCTGTGTTCTTTCTTCACTTTGGACTTCTCCAATTTAATCTCTCTCCCATCTGGAAAAATGCTGTTAACATTGGTGCTTATACACTTTACATAGGATTTGCTACCCTGGCAGTTCTGAAAATTATTGACATATTCATTGAATTTTTATCCGAAAGAACTAAAAAGACTGTTCCTGTATCGGAAATACCTCTGGTAGAAACCTATTTCTCCATGATCTCCAAGATAGTCAAGATATTTGTCGTATTCGTATCTTCAATTATTCTCCTGGACAAACTCGGATTTAACGTTACATCTCTGATAACATCACTGGGGGTTGGCTCTCTTGCCGTAGGTCTTGCCGCTCAGGACACAATTAAAAACTTCATCTCAGGTATACTTCTTGTAACAGACAGGCAGTTCCGAATCGGCGATAGAGTTTACATAAAAGACATAGATGTTGACGGCTACGTTTATGACATAGGACTAAGAACCACAAGAATAATAACCATATCCGGAAATAACCTCATAATCGTCCCAAATTCAAAGCTCACCGAAGGCGTCATAGAAAACGCTCTCTATCCGGATATGAAATTTAAAGATTCAGTAAAAATAGGCGTTGAATATGGTAGCGATATTGAACTTGTCAAAAAGCTCCTGCTTGAAGCCATAACTACAACTGATGGTGTTTTAAAAGAACCTCCTCCTTCAGTATTCTTTATAGACTTTGGCGATTCTGCCCTTATTTTTCAGGCATTCTACTACGTTAAAAAGAAAGATATCGCTTACGGTGTAAAATCAAAAATAAACGAAAAGATAAACAAGCTCTTTGCCGAAAATGGTATAAATATACCGTTCCCGTGTCAAACAAACTACTTCCCTGAGGGAGTGAAGATTAAAATTGACAAGGAATAA
- a CDS encoding 6-carboxyhexanoate--CoA ligase, with the protein MTRNKLFSIKMRASREREHISGAERIVPEDEISSIAKELTERALYHPKGKPDSINLKIELLEKSPIYLKLLDIYEIADREDYTIKEILTKLFKKAGIDSTIGLSIYRALISGASPAGTVMRGAMIVDCQTGIRLEPDKFRGIRASYMDITPEMEKNLKKLVGERFTPNMKDAVVLSTKVLNHPDVVAELCISDDPDYTTGYISIKNFGYVRIKNIKLPGLPKGGRAFFVKGKIERKAFIEYMETTPVLINEIGNYVFTPLSSIILGA; encoded by the coding sequence TTGACAAGGAATAAACTTTTCAGCATAAAAATGAGAGCTTCAAGGGAAAGGGAGCACATCTCTGGCGCGGAAAGAATCGTGCCGGAGGATGAAATATCCAGTATTGCAAAAGAATTAACCGAAAGAGCTCTCTATCATCCTAAAGGGAAACCTGATTCTATCAATCTTAAGATAGAACTCCTTGAAAAATCCCCAATTTACTTAAAACTTTTAGACATCTACGAAATTGCTGACAGAGAAGACTACACAATAAAAGAGATACTGACCAAACTTTTCAAAAAAGCAGGCATCGACAGCACTATAGGCCTCTCTATATACAGAGCACTCATAAGCGGAGCCTCTCCAGCCGGAACGGTAATGAGAGGTGCCATGATTGTTGATTGCCAAACTGGTATAAGGCTTGAACCTGATAAGTTTAGAGGAATAAGGGCATCATACATGGACATTACACCGGAAATGGAAAAAAACCTTAAAAAACTTGTCGGTGAACGGTTTACTCCGAACATGAAAGATGCTGTTGTGCTTTCCACAAAGGTGCTCAATCATCCTGATGTTGTTGCTGAACTGTGCATATCTGATGACCCGGATTACACTACTGGATATATTTCGATAAAAAATTTTGGCTATGTTAGGATAAAAAACATAAAACTTCCCGGATTACCCAAGGGAGGCAGAGCGTTTTTCGTGAAAGGAAAAATAGAAAGAAAAGCTTTTATAGAATATATGGAAACAACTCCTGTCCTTATCAATGAAATAGGAAACTATGTTTTTACACCTTTATCTTCTATTATTTTAGGTGCCTGA
- a CDS encoding bactofilin family protein: MFGKSDKKERKPVKSYAASEIKSILSKELKVSGNIKAEGKVRIDGEIDGDIEGDYVILGSSAVVKGNVRADVLILQGMVKGNIYADSLELKSTSSVTGEISVKNLTVEAGASVSGKVNSGSFYKETASFQAPKIIEDKGVKT; the protein is encoded by the coding sequence ATGTTTGGAAAAAGTGATAAGAAGGAAAGAAAGCCTGTAAAGTCTTACGCAGCTTCAGAGATAAAGAGTATTCTCTCAAAGGAATTGAAGGTTTCAGGAAATATAAAGGCTGAAGGTAAAGTGAGAATTGACGGTGAGATAGATGGTGATATTGAGGGAGATTATGTTATCCTTGGTTCTTCTGCCGTTGTTAAGGGAAATGTTCGCGCGGATGTGCTGATACTTCAGGGAATGGTGAAGGGAAATATATATGCCGATTCTCTAGAGTTAAAATCAACGTCTTCTGTTACCGGAGAAATTTCTGTTAAAAACTTGACGGTAGAAGCTGGAGCGAGTGTTTCTGGTAAGGTAAATTCCGGAAGTTTTTATAAAGAAACGGCATCTTTTCAGGCACCTAAAATAATAGAAGATAAAGGTGTAAAAACATAG
- a CDS encoding peptidoglycan DD-metalloendopeptidase family protein, which yields MKDDKFQIIVIESELGEIKTYHLSRKKLKAAITFLLVLFTFVTYTAIHSTIGLRKVASENRELKEQVTELSSTKKQLSLEVEKLKEERDKTVKELAKRIKIIDSIMKTAGLETPKTLSYGASENGEGGVYIPLENMSPEELSDSISVIDSLISDFRKYPFGIPAYGRFTSKFGIRRDPFTHLLAFHPGIDIANKPGTPVRVTADGKVIRAGWWAGWGKVVLVKHPSGYVTIYAHLRRIFVKPGQKVKLGQVIGEMGNTGRSTGPHLHYGIEINNRWVNPMKFLEVSNVWKK from the coding sequence TTGAAAGACGATAAATTTCAGATAATTGTTATTGAGAGTGAACTTGGAGAGATAAAGACTTATCATTTGTCACGAAAGAAACTTAAAGCAGCTATTACGTTTTTACTGGTGTTGTTTACTTTTGTTACCTATACGGCAATTCATTCAACGATTGGTTTAAGAAAGGTTGCTTCTGAGAATAGGGAATTGAAAGAACAGGTGACAGAGCTTTCTTCGACAAAAAAGCAACTTTCTTTAGAGGTGGAAAAATTAAAGGAAGAAAGGGATAAAACAGTAAAAGAACTTGCAAAAAGAATAAAAATAATTGATTCAATAATGAAGACGGCAGGATTGGAAACACCAAAAACTCTTTCTTATGGTGCTTCTGAAAATGGGGAAGGTGGTGTTTACATACCTCTTGAAAACATGAGTCCGGAAGAGCTGTCAGATTCTATATCTGTTATAGATTCTCTTATATCTGATTTTAGGAAGTATCCTTTCGGAATTCCTGCTTACGGACGTTTTACTTCAAAGTTTGGTATAAGAAGAGATCCGTTTACTCATTTGCTTGCTTTCCATCCAGGTATTGACATAGCCAATAAACCCGGAACACCTGTTAGGGTTACCGCCGATGGTAAAGTTATAAGAGCAGGCTGGTGGGCAGGATGGGGAAAGGTTGTTTTAGTAAAACATCCTTCCGGTTATGTAACGATATATGCTCATCTTAGAAGGATATTTGTTAAGCCGGGACAGAAGGTTAAGCTTGGTCAGGTTATAGGTGAGATGGGAAATACAGGAAGAAGTACAGGTCCTCATCTTCACTACGGCATAGAGATAAATAATAGGTGGGTTAATCCCATGAAATTTCTGGAGGTTTCCAATGTTTGGAAAAAGTGA
- a CDS encoding ketopantoate reductase family protein: MRYGVIGVGGVGGFYGGMLANGGKAVVFIGKPHHVEVFKDKGLTVESFKHGTFTVRESGRVVFSDSLDTLKDVDVVLLCVKSYDTEEIARKLSEIDGKFAVVSVQNGIENEEILAKYLGSDRVIGATAFIGAYVKEPGVIVHKAAGLLEVGEIITTTVTDRIRRIAEDMAETGIEVRISRNINYTLWKKLMWNVAFNPYSVVTRATVGEMLEHPEAFKVLKHLMEECMEVAKAWGVELKKETMEKYLKSSPDLMNYKTSMLLDFERGKPLEIEGITGALVRKAEKKGIYVPYNHCIYATVLLLDEKREK; the protein is encoded by the coding sequence ATGAGGTACGGTGTAATCGGCGTTGGCGGTGTTGGGGGCTTTTACGGAGGGATGCTTGCGAACGGCGGAAAAGCAGTTGTGTTTATCGGTAAGCCCCACCATGTGGAGGTTTTTAAAGATAAAGGTTTAACGGTTGAAAGTTTTAAACATGGAACATTTACCGTTAGAGAGTCTGGAAGGGTTGTTTTTTCCGATTCGCTTGACACTTTGAAGGATGTTGATGTTGTTCTTCTTTGCGTTAAGTCCTACGATACGGAAGAGATTGCCAGAAAACTCTCTGAGATAGATGGAAAGTTTGCCGTTGTTTCTGTTCAAAACGGTATAGAAAATGAAGAAATTCTTGCAAAATATCTGGGAAGTGACAGGGTTATAGGTGCTACGGCCTTTATCGGTGCTTACGTTAAAGAGCCAGGCGTTATTGTTCATAAAGCTGCCGGGCTTCTTGAGGTTGGGGAGATTATAACTACAACGGTAACTGATAGAATCAGGCGTATCGCAGAAGATATGGCAGAAACGGGAATAGAGGTCAGGATTTCGCGGAATATCAACTATACTCTCTGGAAAAAGCTTATGTGGAACGTTGCTTTTAATCCTTACTCTGTCGTTACGAGGGCAACTGTTGGTGAAATGCTTGAACATCCTGAAGCGTTTAAAGTGTTAAAGCATTTGATGGAAGAGTGTATGGAAGTGGCAAAGGCTTGGGGGGTTGAGCTTAAAAAGGAGACAATGGAAAAGTATTTGAAATCATCGCCTGACCTTATGAACTATAAAACATCAATGCTTCTTGATTTTGAGAGGGGAAAACCTCTTGAGATTGAGGGCATAACGGGAGCTCTTGTCAGAAAGGCGGAGAAAAAGGGGATATATGTTCCTTATAACCATTGTATCTATGCCACAGTGTTACTTCTTGACGAAAAAAGGGAAAAGTAA
- the ligA gene encoding NAD-dependent DNA ligase LigA: MRYTVKDEETLQALTDKLLKEIEKKNFIEKLSKEEAEKLAEDLRKVIRYHDYKYYVEATPVISDYQYDRLFHALEAIEKKFPELVTPDSPTQRISPAFTGEFKKVKHLAEMTSLENTYSAEDLKEWDKRVRTALGVETLEYVVEPKFDGASIELVYENDIFVRGVTRGDGIVGEDVTMNVKTIKSIPLKAPFSKHGIKKVSLRGEIIMPRSVFIELNREREKQGLTLFANPRNAAAGTMRLKDPGEVAKRKLDCYTYFILYSEPKKLCKDIKTQWEALEILKDCGFKVSPLNKLCKGIDEVIDYIMKCQEERESWDFEADGMVVKINDTCAWEKLGETLHHPRWAVAYKFPAKQAVTKLKDVVWQVGRTGALTPVAVLEPVEVGGVVVSRASLFNPDEIKRKDIRIGDYVIVERAGETIPYIVAPVKERRTGKEKPIEVPKTCPECGSPIVHELDEAVPRCPNINCPAQLKEHLIYWGKVLDIKGLGESTANLLTRKGFVKNIADLYTLDRNALIRLPGWGEKKTDNLLSQIEKSKSAEFYKKLTALGIRHVGEKTAMLLAKRFKNLDELINAPFEKLASIPGIGPITATSIKNFFKAEKNVEMIEKLKKVGFTFERTAEEEEERELPKPLAGQNIVFTGELEHFKRKEAQKIIELLGGNPTNSVTRKTSFVVVGENPGSKLAKAEKLGIKRMNEREFIEFIKPLAKENPEVAKILEEKGIKV, from the coding sequence ATGAGATACACGGTAAAAGATGAAGAGACACTTCAAGCGTTAACAGATAAACTTCTAAAAGAAATAGAGAAGAAAAACTTCATCGAAAAGCTATCAAAAGAAGAAGCAGAAAAATTAGCGGAAGATTTAAGGAAAGTCATAAGGTATCACGACTATAAGTATTATGTTGAAGCAACTCCGGTTATTTCAGACTATCAGTACGACCGACTGTTTCATGCACTTGAAGCGATAGAAAAAAAATTCCCCGAACTTGTAACTCCCGATTCCCCCACACAGCGAATCTCTCCGGCATTCACCGGTGAATTTAAAAAGGTTAAACATCTGGCAGAGATGACATCTCTTGAAAATACCTATTCAGCAGAAGATTTAAAGGAATGGGACAAGAGGGTAAGAACCGCTCTAGGCGTAGAGACGTTAGAGTACGTCGTTGAACCGAAGTTTGACGGTGCAAGCATAGAGCTCGTCTATGAGAATGACATTTTCGTAAGAGGTGTAACAAGGGGCGACGGCATTGTCGGAGAAGACGTAACAATGAATGTTAAGACCATAAAATCCATCCCCTTAAAAGCACCTTTTTCAAAACACGGCATAAAAAAGGTTTCCCTCCGCGGAGAAATTATAATGCCAAGAAGCGTTTTCATAGAGCTCAACAGGGAAAGGGAAAAGCAGGGGCTTACACTATTTGCAAACCCGAGAAACGCGGCAGCCGGAACGATGAGACTAAAAGATCCAGGTGAGGTTGCAAAAAGGAAACTTGACTGCTACACATATTTTATCCTTTACAGCGAACCCAAAAAACTGTGTAAAGACATAAAAACCCAATGGGAGGCTCTTGAAATCCTTAAAGACTGCGGATTCAAAGTCTCACCTTTAAATAAGTTATGCAAAGGAATAGACGAAGTTATAGACTACATAATGAAGTGTCAGGAAGAAAGAGAATCCTGGGACTTTGAAGCAGACGGAATGGTTGTCAAGATAAACGACACCTGCGCATGGGAGAAACTAGGCGAAACACTCCACCATCCACGCTGGGCAGTCGCATACAAATTTCCGGCAAAACAGGCAGTAACAAAACTAAAAGACGTCGTATGGCAGGTAGGAAGGACAGGAGCTCTTACACCTGTTGCAGTCCTTGAACCTGTTGAGGTCGGCGGAGTTGTTGTTTCAAGGGCATCCCTCTTTAACCCCGATGAAATAAAAAGAAAAGACATTAGAATCGGCGACTACGTTATCGTTGAACGTGCCGGCGAAACAATCCCTTACATCGTTGCTCCCGTAAAAGAGAGAAGAACCGGTAAAGAAAAACCTATAGAAGTGCCAAAAACGTGCCCTGAGTGCGGCTCACCGATTGTTCACGAACTTGACGAAGCCGTCCCAAGATGCCCGAACATCAACTGTCCAGCTCAGCTAAAAGAACACCTTATATACTGGGGGAAGGTGCTTGACATCAAAGGGCTTGGTGAGTCAACCGCAAACCTGCTTACCAGAAAAGGGTTTGTTAAAAATATCGCAGACCTTTATACTCTTGACAGAAACGCACTCATCAGACTTCCCGGCTGGGGCGAGAAAAAGACAGATAATCTCCTTTCCCAGATAGAAAAGTCAAAAAGTGCAGAGTTTTACAAAAAGCTTACGGCTCTTGGAATCAGACACGTCGGCGAAAAAACGGCAATGCTCCTTGCAAAGCGGTTTAAAAACCTTGACGAACTGATAAATGCACCTTTTGAAAAACTTGCTTCCATTCCCGGAATAGGACCAATTACCGCAACAAGCATCAAAAATTTCTTTAAAGCAGAAAAAAACGTTGAAATGATAGAGAAGCTCAAAAAAGTGGGCTTTACTTTTGAAAGAACAGCCGAAGAGGAAGAGGAGAGAGAACTTCCGAAACCTTTAGCAGGACAGAACATCGTATTCACCGGCGAACTTGAACACTTCAAGAGAAAAGAGGCACAAAAAATCATAGAGCTTTTAGGCGGCAATCCTACAAACTCTGTAACGCGAAAAACCTCTTTTGTGGTCGTCGGCGAAAATCCCGGCTCAAAACTTGCAAAGGCCGAGAAGTTAGGAATAAAACGGATGAACGAACGGGAATTCATAGAGTTCATAAAACCTTTAGCAAAGGAAAATCCCGAAGTTGCCAAAATCCTTGAAGAGAAAGGGATAAAAGTATGA